A stretch of the Lactuca sativa cultivar Salinas chromosome 9, Lsat_Salinas_v11, whole genome shotgun sequence genome encodes the following:
- the LOC111905922 gene encoding 6-phosphofructo-2-kinase/fructose-2,6-bisphosphatase, with product MGTGSSRHFDSSAHGSGEEKDDHGGGQLYVSLKMENYNLKGDLVPHVYGSVPLVGSWDTSKALPLERESTSMWELSFVVPPNHETLDFKFLLKPKDNNVPCIEEEGINRQFMGGTLQGVARLAVFNLTPDEILEYRVNIKTNRVSPFDLAASWRAYQENLEPSTVRGIPDVSINSLPEGVENQNGSSASLDLDLEQYLVPAPVTSVVYAANLTETPRSLKRGGTGVFSNAETSTKDSGVSVDRPATIKEMEVAIPDPPKLYHPPGMVESKSVGTISPSQRQESHRGIFVDRGVGSPRLVRSASAATLTTGTKRDPGAKMPAAAGAVAAAAIADQMLGPKEDMHLAIVLVGLPARGKTFTAAKLTRYLRWLGHNTKHFNVGKYRRLKHGTNQTADFFRGDNPEGMEARNEVAALAMDDMTAWMQEGGQVGIFDATNSTSERRNMLMKMAEGKCKIIFLETICNDRQIIERNIRLKIQQSPDYSEEPDFEAGYQDFKRRLDNYEKIYEPVNEGSYIKMIDMVSGHGGQIQVNNISGYLPGRIVFFLVNTHLTPRPILLTRHGESRDNVRARIGGDTVLSGNGELYAKKLTNFVEKRLKNERAASIWTSTLQRTILTANQIAGFPKIQWRALDEINAGVCDGMTYEEIKKNMPEEYESRKKDKLRYRYPRGESYLDVIQRLEPVIIELERQRAPVVVVSHQAVLRALYAYFADRPLQEIPLMEMPLHTIIEIQMGVTGVQEKRYKLMD from the exons ATGGGAACTGGTTCATCAAGGCACTTTGACAGTAGCGCTCATGGCAGTGGAGAAGAGAAAGATGACCATGGCGGTGGTCAACTCTATGTCTCTCTAAAGATGGAGAACTACAATCTCAAAGGAGACCTTGTTCCTCACGTCTATGGCTCCGTCCCTCTCGTTGGTTCTTGGGATACCTCCAAAGCT CTTCCACTGGAACGCGAATCAACCTCGATGTGGGAATTAAGTTTTGTTGTGCCTCCTAACCATG AAACCTTGGATTTCAAGTTCTTACTGAAACCGAAAGACAACAATGTCCCATGCATAGAGGAGGAAGGCATAAACAGGCAGTTCATGGGGGGTACATTGCAAGGGGTTGCAAGATTAGCTGTTTTTAATTTAACCCCAGATGAGATTCTTGAGTATAGGGTAAACATCAAAACCAACAGGGTTTCACCATTTGATCTTGCTGCAAGTTGGAGAGCTTATCAAGAAAATCTTGAACCCTCAACTGTTCGTGGGATTCCTGATGTTAGTATAAATTCATTGCCTGAAGGTGTCGAG AATCAGAATGGGTCTTCAGCGAGTTTGGACCTTGATCTTGAACAATACCTAGTCCCTGCTCCTGTAACTTCTGTGGTGTATGCTGCTAATTTGACTGAGACTCCAAGGTCTTTAAAGCGTGGTGGTACTGGTGTGTTTTCAAATGCTGAAACTTCAACCAAAGATTCGGGTGTTTCTGTTGATCGTCCTGCAACCATAAAG gaaaTGGAAGTGGCTATACCGGATCCTCCAAAGTTATATCATCCACCTGGCATGGTTGAATCAAAGTCAGTGGGAACAATTTCACCCTCACAAAGACAAGAAAGTCACCGTGGAATTTTTGTGGATAGGGGGGTGGGGTCCCCTCGGTTGGTCAGATCAGCCAGTGCAGCCACTTTGACTACCGGAACTAAACGTGATCCAGGAGCTAAG ATGCCAGCTGCTGCTGGGGCAGTTGCAGCTGCAGCTATTGCTGATCAAATGCTTGGCCCCAAAGAAGATATGCATCTTGCCATTGTCTTG GTTGGGTTACCGGCTCGTGGCAAAACTTTTACTGCTGCTAAACTTACGAGGTATCTCCGTTGGTTAGGTCATAATACCAAACACTTCAATGTTGGCAag TATCGACGGCTGAAGCATGGAACAAATCAG ACTGCAGATTTTTTCCGGGGTGACAATCCTGAAGGCATGGAAGCCCGTAATGAG GTAGCAGCTTTGGCAATGGATGACATGACAGCTTGGATGCAAGAAGGTGGCCAG GTTGGGATATTTGATGCCACAAATAGCACTAGTGAGCGAAGGAATATGCTTATGAAAATGGCTGAAGGCAAATGCAAG ATCATATTTCTGGAAACAATTTGCAACGATCGACAAATAATTGAAAGAAATATACGTCTCAAGATTCAACAAAGTCCCGATTATTCCGAAGA ACCTGATTTTGAAGCTGGATATCAGGACTTCAAACGACGACTTGATAACTATGAGAAG ATCTATGAACCGGTTAATGAAGGATCGTATATTAAAATGATCGATATGGTTAGTGGTCATGGTGGGCAGATACAA gtgAACAATATCAGCGGATACCTTCCTGGACGGATTGTGTTTTTCTTG GTGAATACACATTTGACACCTAGACCAATTTTGCTTACAAGACATGGAGAAAGTCGTGATAATGTGAGAGCAAGAATTGGAGGCGACACTGTCTTGAG TGGAAATGGAGAGCTTTATGCAAAAAAACTTACTAATTTTGTCGAAAAGCGACTAAAAAATGAACGTGCTGCTTCT ATATGGACAAGCACATTGCAACGTACAATTTTGACTGCAAATCAAATTGCTGGATTCCCAAAG ATACAATGGCGTGCACTCGATGAGATAAATGCTGGTGTATGTGATGGTATGACATATGAAGAAATAAAAAAGAATATGCCCGAGGAATATGA GTCCCGAAAGAAAGATAAACTTAGGTATCGATATCCTCGTGGAGAATCTTATCTTGATGTGATACAAAG GTTGGAGCCGGTTATCATCGAGCTAGAAAGACAACGTGCACCGGTTGTGGTTGTATCTCACCAG GCGGTTTTGAGAGCGTTATATGCTTATTTTGCTGATCGCCCTTTGCAAGAAATACCGCTTATGGAG ATGCCGCTTCATACGATAATCGAGATACAAATGGGAGTTACGGGTGTACAAGAGAAACGATACAAACTCATGGATTGA